The DNA sequence GGTGAAATAGCAGCTTGCGGTACAAATGCCTGGAATGGAAAATTGTTCTTGTCAGACTGGAAAGGCGCTGCTCCAGGAGGAAAGTTCCCCCGAATTTGGGACATATGCTGATGCAGCTCTCTTGTCGGATTGTACAATGAATATGCAGATATCTGACTTTTGGGTGAGCTCGAATTGTCTGGTACTTGTTTAAACCCTCCTGCCCCTACAGACATCCATGCCCGCgcggctgctgctgctgctgaagCATTGGCCGAGTCATCTCTCTGTACAGATCGATCTGATGGTGTCACTGGCGGAGTATTACCTGGGGAATGATTAGAAACCTGCTGTTTTTGAGTCCTTTCGGCAAACATTCTCATTAACTGAACTGGGTCACTGACACTCTGCTCCTTGCCATGGACAAGAGGAGGTGCTCTCCCTGCTTGGTTTGATGTACTTTCAGATGATGGATAAGTCACCTGTCTATTCGAATTAGAATTCATTACTTTTCCATTTGGCAATTCTCTACTAACCACTCCATTAGTATCTGGCTGCTTGAATGATACAGATGGAATGGTATTCATGTTCCTTGATACCATTTCTCTGGGCTTAGACAAAGTTGGAGAAGCGTTACTTGGAAACTTTGCAACTGAACTggaattattttcattcattgaaGGCGCAGAGTTCAACTCCACTTGTTTCAAAAACTGATTCTCAGACTTACCAAAATTCCGGGATGGAACATTCTTCTGCTGATTATTGAGGTCAACAGGAGCATTGGGTCTTATTCCACCAGAACCAAACAATGAGGGTTTTCCCTCTGATGCAAGCCCATTGGGAGGACAAATTGGAAACTGCTTCCCCTGAAAAACTTGCCGATCACCATTATGCTCAATGGTGGGTTCCACATTTCTACAATTTTTGTCACCTTTTATAGATGCACTACTACAATGCAACCTCGTAACCAAACTATCATCCTTTTGCATACGATTGCCAAACATTAATACTGGGGTTGGAAGAGGTTCATACTCTCCAACCCAACCACGACCAAATTTACATCCAGCTGGCAGCGCCTGCTGAATCTTATGCGAAGCAACTTTCCAAGCAACAGGTCCTAGACTTGCACTAAATCGAGCCAAACTCCTAGCATAGGAATACTCCGCATGAAGTCCAACCTAAATCCAAAAAGAGAagaatgatatgaaaaagatgagttgaaattaattcaaaaatttgaaatcagAACTATGGATACTTACAGTAACCAGATGCTTAGGTTCACTCTCAAAAGTCATAAATATTGAATCTGATCGTGTAATTGGTTGATTTGCCATATTATAAGATGCACGGCGATCTTCATCAAGAGCTAATGACCTCCTTCCCATCTTGGAGAGAAGACCTCGCCCTGAAAAAAATTAGAATGGAATAAAGCAAAAGAAGATGACGTTGTGATTATTATACTTTTCCGACGATGCATAGAAGTGAAGAATGAAGCCCTATCGTATAAGGACAGACAGTCAAGAACGCGATCCCTTGTTTGAGATACCTGGCAAAATATCTTCAGGTTTCTCTTGAGTTGCATCAATCATGAAAGCATTTGCCTCGAGAATGCCATCAATTATTCCAGGTCTCTCACAGCTACCGCCTTGCATTGGAAAAGAAGTTGGCTGTACATCATTAATGGTAGCAAGAGTTGCCCCTGAGGAAAAATCAGAGCCAATGGGTTCCTGTGAGGCTCGACCCAGTGgcttctttccttgtttcttaACCAAAGAAATAGACCTTGTTTTCTGTTCTAGTTTCAGTTCAGCCTGGGAGCGTTCAAAGTCCATCCTTAACTTCTCGAACTTTTTCCGCCCTTGTTCCTGTATTGATCGTGCCTGCAAAACAGATACAGGTCCAAAAGTAAATACACAAAAATGATAAGCGATGCCACATGTTGGTAGGAAAAACAGGGTATGTATTGAGCCATTACCTGTTTGTGGTAAATAGTCTCTGGTGCATTGTATTGCATTGCATTTGAGCAGATTAAAAATACATCACTCTGCATCCAACAATTTCATTCGCAGATCAGTGAAGTTACACTATTTTTTTGTTGTCTTGCAATTTTTTACTCAATCAGGAAATAAAATTCAAGCAACAGAGGGATCTCTTAGTAGAAAAGTAAATTCATTATCATGTTTCTTGAATATAATGGATATTGCATAACAATTATAATTGATTATGAAAATTCTACAAATTCTATAGCAACGAAAATCCATTTTAGTCAAAGTTAAAAGCAAACTACGAACATAAATGTGCACCCATGACTGTGTAGTAAACATCATGTGACTAGAGATCATTGGATAACATCAATCAAATTATAGTCCATGGAACATAAACTGTTTTATCTGGCAAATTTTAAATGGAGATTTTTGTAAAGCTAACTAAAGATTTGAGGCCAAGAAGTGCTTAATATGGTTGGTATACCATTGCCGTAAAGAAGATGCCTCTGCTGTCCTAGTAAATAAAGCTTTTGAAACTAAGATCTAGGCTATCATATCATGCTGAAACTGTTgcatgtaaataaataaacaaaaataaaaataaaaaatagagtggCATCCATGAAAAGATGGAAGCCAGACACAAAAACCATAAGCTAAAAACTGCGGGCTTTTCTTTAGAATTCCAGTGTATATATTTTCTATCCCAATATGCAAAACAAAGGCAATAAAGCCTTTTCTTACTAGGTGAGTTTAGCCATACAAATTAAATGACCCTTGCCCGTATAATAAATAGGTAAAATGACATCACTTATCATACTATGGGGATACAATATTTTAGCGTTAAAGTCGCTAAACAAAAATCTCCAATTTCACCACCAGGATACGATATCAAAATTTGATGCCAAACAAATTAACGGCTGAACAGAATCAAACAAATACAAAAGATTTTTTCCTCCTTCTAGGTCAACATAAAAAGTACATCCTTCGTAATTTTATAATCCCCAAATCAGAAACACACATATGTTGAGGCAAAAACCACAACTATATAATACAAGAAACCTCATGTGATGTATCACATATTCCCCATCTTAGATATACACACAACTTCTAACTTTAGGCCATCTTGAGCATGTATTAGCAGAAGATTCTCCATCCGATGAAGATGGCATGATGcatcaaaaaagaagaaaataaaatagcacaacacATTGAACATCTTCAATatcaataataacataatattgCAATGGCTGCCGGTAATTAATACTGCAGAAACTTATTACATATCTCATCTTTCCGACATGCATGCAAACCTTGACTACCAGTTCAATAAATTGACAAATAAGCCATTCTAAAGGGtttgcattctaatttcaaagaattaatatttttttactgaCATTTGCTGACAAACTCAATCTTACAGAATCCACCAAATGAAAAGACGGGGAGagtgtaacaaaaataaaaaaagaaaactagAGAGAAAGCAGTGCCTTAAATAATTCAATCTCAACTCCCAATTCCAGGAATTGTAAGCAGGCTCAAGATCACATCCCAAATTGCAAAATAATAAAAacctcaaacaaaagacaaaaactCCTCCAAATacaattcataaacaatcaagAAAACTTTGTTTTTAACGTACCTCAAATTGCTCCAAAGTGGGATAGGATCCATTTGCCAACTTCTTCCTGACCGTGGCAAAGTCCATGGGATGCTCAATTACATCGTGATAATCGGGAAGCTGCATGTCAAAATAGAATTTGAGCTTCCAATTCAGCAGGTGTCTTCCAATAGCAAGATTACCAATTCAAAGGAAGAAAATTTCACACACCTCTTCTGGATCAACTGGTTCTGCGAACACACCGTAAGTGTCCTTCCTGCCATCATACAGACCCAAAATGAAGGATCACTACGCAGTCATATGATAAACCaaaacgagagagagagagagagagagagagagagagagagagaactgaGAACCCATACTTTTGAAGCTTGTCAAGGATCAATTCCAGAGTCCTCTTATCCGGCAGTGGAATCCCAGATGGAGGATTCGTTGGAGTTCCTAACACCAATGACCGAAAAACAAGGCAAAATAAGAGGGGGAGAAAAATCAAAGGACTAGACAGAAACAGAACTATGTGTATTGTATCCTTTTCAGTGCCCAAATCTAATCACCCTTGtaaacaagaaaaagagagaaTTAACAAGTGCACccccaacaacaaccacaaccacaaTACCCAATTGAAATCACACAAACCTGAAGCACAGTGGAGCCCTTTCAAATCCACTTTTCTGCCTTTTACCTGTCATCATAACAAAGAAACACAGACACCGAACACAATTAATAACTCCATTCAAAGGACCAAAAGACATACACTGCTTTCACAAGACAGAGACAGacataacttatatatatttagagagagagagagagagagagagagaaatcagGTGTTGTGGATGGTAGTTTTGACAGTTGACTTGtaagtttctctctctctctctccttaatCCCGACACAGACAGAGAaacctagagagagagagagaaagagagagagagagagaattgattATTTATAGCTAGCTACACGCTGAGTTGAGTGAGTTCTCAGTGCAACTGTGGAATTTTTTGCA is a window from the Arachis hypogaea cultivar Tifrunner chromosome 1, arahy.Tifrunner.gnm2.J5K5, whole genome shotgun sequence genome containing:
- the LOC112790016 gene encoding uncharacterized protein; the protein is MGQIGRRKKKGRPSKADLARRSGESQAAEKSDIRRSLRRRNVRYNIIDYDDDYLDEDEDERRREKKKLKLVDKLNSDEEEEEEEEEAARGEGEDDAEEEEDARADSRAEHALEEDEEGGDVDEIEGGEENEDAEDEEEMVKGRKVDLKGLHCASGTPTNPPSGIPLPDKRTLELILDKLQKKDTYGVFAEPVDPEELPDYHDVIEHPMDFATVRKKLANGSYPTLEQFESDVFLICSNAMQYNAPETIYHKQARSIQEQGRKKFEKLRMDFERSQAELKLEQKTRSISLVKKQGKKPLGRASQEPIGSDFSSGATLATINDVQPTSFPMQGGSCERPGIIDGILEANAFMIDATQEKPEDILPGRGLLSKMGRRSLALDEDRRASYNMANQPITRSDSIFMTFESEPKHLVTVGLHAEYSYARSLARFSASLGPVAWKVASHKIQQALPAGCKFGRGWVGEYEPLPTPVLMFGNRMQKDDSLVTRLHCSSASIKGDKNCRNVEPTIEHNGDRQVFQGKQFPICPPNGLASEGKPSLFGSGGIRPNAPVDLNNQQKNVPSRNFGKSENQFLKQVELNSAPSMNENNSSSVAKFPSNASPTLSKPREMVSRNMNTIPSVSFKQPDTNGVVSRELPNGKVMNSNSNRQVTYPSSESTSNQAGRAPPLVHGKEQSVSDPVQLMRMFAERTQKQQVSNHSPGNTPPVTPSDRSVQRDDSANASAAAAAARAWMSVGAGGFKQVPDNSSSPKSQISAYSLYNPTRELHQHMSQIRGNFPPGAAPFQSDKNNFPFQAFVPQAAISPFPNRPMVIPQLASADLSRFQMQSHWRGPSPPSQPRQKQETLPPDLNIGFQSPGSPAKQSSGVIDSQQPDLALQL